The nucleotide sequence GAGCCGCTGCGCATTTTTCGTTCTATGTCGGCCCTTATCTGGTTGACATCAGGCGGTAAATACAATGTGCGCGGGTCCAAAAGTTCATCTAAAAGAACCGGATGTAAGGCCAGAAAAGAAGCGATCCAGGGACTGGCCTCTGTCAGCTGAACCAGATGCGTAAGTACATCCGGATTTTCAAGCAGCAGTGCAAAATAGCTGATTCGCCCGCCGATCGATTTTAACAGGTCCACAATTCGCCCCAACACCCTTTCGGGTTGTTTAGCGCGGCCAACTGTTTTGAGGACTTGAGGAATTAATCTTTCAAGTCGTTGCTGCCCCTTTGATCCGATTTGAGCCGGTCCCAGGGCATTGCCTAAATAGCTGAGGTGTCGCAAGACTTCCTGTGGTTGTCTGAAACCGGCATCCTTGAGCACGGTTTCAGCCTGTGTATCGCTGACCAGACCCTGCCAGACGCCCAGTAGCTGTTCATCGGTTTTTTGTGTATCGGTTTCAGATTCTTTAGCTTCCAGCAACATCTGAAATTGACGATGAACGTTGCGGCGATGTGCTTCCAGCTGCTGTCTAAATTGGGCGGTATCGCTATATCCCATGGCGGCTGCCAGACGGGCCTGGTCAGCAGGCGCTGAGGGTAAATCGTGGGTCTGTTGATCGGCAAATTCTTGCAGGCGGTGTTCGGTGTCTCTGAGAAAAATGTAAGCGCTTGCGAGTTCATGACCCACTTCTGGCGGGATATGGTTTTCTTGCACCAAAATACGGAGCACTTTTTGAATACTGCGCTCTTGAAGTTCAGGCGTGACGCCGCCGCGAATCAGCTGAAACATGTGGCCGAAAAATTCAATTTCGCGAATACCGCCCCAACCCAGCTTAATATTGTGCTTCATCCCTTTGCGCTGCACCTCGAGGGAAATCATTTGCTTCATTTCGCGCAGGGAATCAAAGGCGCCATAATCCAAATAACGACGGTAAATGAAGGGATTTAATTGTCTGAGCAGTTGCCGGCCGGCTTTTTTATCACCGGCCACCGCCCGTGCGCGAATCAAGGCATAGCGTTCCCATTCCCGCCCTTGCTCCTGATAATAGTTTTCCAGCGCTTCAAAATGCATGACGAGGGGGCCATTTTCACCGTAAGGCCGCAATCTCAGATCTGCACGGAACACAAACCCATCAACAGTGGGTTGGCTGAGAACCCGGATCAGCTGGCGGCCCAGGCGGGTAAAAAAATCATCGTTTGTTATGGGTTTTGATTTCCCCTGTGTTTGGCCGGCTTTTGGGTAGGTAAAGATTAAATCGATATCGGAAGAGAAGTTTAACTCACAGGCCCCCAGTTTACCAAGACCCAGAACCACCAGGCGCTGGCGGGAGCCATCCTTGGCGGTCGGCTTGCCGTATTGATCAATTAACCAACGGGTCAGGGTCGCAGCGGTCTGTTCAAGACAGGTATCTGCCATGCTGGAAAGATCGGTGACGGTTTCGGCAAGGTCGCTCCAGCCACAGAGATCCCTGAATGCAATTCGCAGCATTTCCCTGAGCCGGAAGATACGCAAGTGTCGGCTCAACGCCGCCTCATCTTCTACATTGACAAGGGACGATTTTAATTTTTGATCATAGTCTTTTGAAGCATAGCGACGCTGAAGATCGCCGCTGTCGATCAGATCGGAAATTAAAGCAGGATCGCGTGTGCAGCTATCGGCAACGAAATTGCTGAATGCAAACACGCGCTGCAGGGCGCTTAAGATTTGCGGATCTCGTGAAAGGTGGACACCGGCTTTTTTGGATGAATCTCTAAACGCCTCCCATTTTTGTCCCAGGTCCTTTTGGAGTATGTCGGGAAGGTCGTTCATATTGGGTCATGTTATACCATATCCGGCTTTGGTTCCCAAATCAATTGTATCGCCAATGGGGTCTTGCATTGGAGTGATGGCGCACTGGAGTAATGGCATACTGGAAGGCTGAATGGGTGAGCATAAGATTAGATGAATTATACAATACGCCAGCACTCCCCAAAATTGAGCTGAACGTAAGCTCCATCAGAGATATATTGACTGATAATACCTGAATCTTGCATGAAAATTAATGAGAAGTTGAGATTGCATTAAATTACAGCCAGCTAGACAAATTATAGAACTTATTCAAAATACTAAAAAGGTATAAAGGA is from Desulfobacterales bacterium and encodes:
- the glnE gene encoding bifunctional [glutamate--ammonia ligase]-adenylyl-L-tyrosine phosphorylase/[glutamate--ammonia-ligase] adenylyltransferase; the encoded protein is MNDLPDILQKDLGQKWEAFRDSSKKAGVHLSRDPQILSALQRVFAFSNFVADSCTRDPALISDLIDSGDLQRRYASKDYDQKLKSSLVNVEDEAALSRHLRIFRLREMLRIAFRDLCGWSDLAETVTDLSSMADTCLEQTAATLTRWLIDQYGKPTAKDGSRQRLVVLGLGKLGACELNFSSDIDLIFTYPKAGQTQGKSKPITNDDFFTRLGRQLIRVLSQPTVDGFVFRADLRLRPYGENGPLVMHFEALENYYQEQGREWERYALIRARAVAGDKKAGRQLLRQLNPFIYRRYLDYGAFDSLREMKQMISLEVQRKGMKHNIKLGWGGIREIEFFGHMFQLIRGGVTPELQERSIQKVLRILVQENHIPPEVGHELASAYIFLRDTEHRLQEFADQQTHDLPSAPADQARLAAAMGYSDTAQFRQQLEAHRRNVHRQFQMLLEAKESETDTQKTDEQLLGVWQGLVSDTQAETVLKDAGFRQPQEVLRHLSYLGNALGPAQIGSKGQQRLERLIPQVLKTVGRAKQPERVLGRIVDLLKSIGGRISYFALLLENPDVLTHLVQLTEASPWIASFLALHPVLLDELLDPRTLYLPPDVNQIRADIERKMRSGSADDLEHQIEQMCIFKEINVLRVAAADVTGALPLMRVSDHLSDIAETVLSEVVQIAYAHLLAKHGSPSCKLDAELGDSGFAVIAYGKLGGLELGYGSDLDLVFLHSGSREPTQGGQQPIDSAQFFNRLGQRVIHILTAHTRAGKLYEIDMRLRPSGGAGVLVSHAEGFRDYQQNQAWTWEHQALIKARPILGDPLLTDNFQNTRKSVLARQRKKAKLQQEVTRMRNRMRQELLQPKAGEFDIKQDTGGMVDIEFLVQYLVLLKSHEYPALLDWTDNVRLIQTLISTGAIDEYTAHVLKHAYLIYRAAAHQASLQEKPARVSEQKFGYLRKRVRKIWDSFLGTH